The following are encoded in a window of Castanea sativa cultivar Marrone di Chiusa Pesio chromosome 9, ASM4071231v1 genomic DNA:
- the LOC142610976 gene encoding cytokinin riboside 5'-monophosphate phosphoribohydrolase LOG7, translating to MEETKSRFNRICVFCGSSSGKKASYQEAAVELGKELVERRIDLVYGGGSVGLMGLVSQAVHDGGRHVLGVIPRSLMPREITGETVGEVRAVSDMHQRKAEMARQADAFIALPGGYGTMEELLEVITWAQLGIHHKPVGLLNVDGFYNSLLSFIDKAVDEGFISPTARRIIVSAPTAKQLVIALEEYVPEHDEITSKLVWEGVDRLNYVPESGVAT from the exons atggaAGAGACAAAGTCCAGATTCAATAGGATTTGTGTGTTCTGTGGGAGTAGTTCAGGGAAGAAAGCCAGTTACCAAGAAGCTGCTGTGGAACTTGGAAAGGAACTG GTGGAGAGAAGGATTGATTTGGTCTATGGAGGTGGGAGCGTGGGATTGATGGGTCTTGTTTCTCAGGCAGTTCATGATGGTGGGCGCCATGTTCTAGG agTTATTCCAAGGAGTCTAATGCCTAGGGAG ATAACTGGTGAAACAGTTGGAGAAGTGAGAGCTGTATCTGATATGCACCAAAGGAAAGCTGAGATGGCTCGTCAAGCTGATGCATTCATTGCCCTCCCTG GTGGATACGGCACAATGGAAGAGTTGCTGGAAGTCATTACGTGGGCTCAACTTGGAATTCACCACAAACCC GTGGGGCTTTTAAATGTGGATGGGTTCTATAATTCCTTGTTGTCTTTCATAGACAAGGCCGTTGATGAAGGCTTTATCTCGCCAACCGCACGTCGCATTATCGTGTCTGCACCGACTGCCAAACAATTGGTCATAGCACTTGAG GAATATGTTCCAGAACATGATGAGATAACATCGAAGCTGGTTTGGGAAGGAGTGGATAGACTAAATTATGTGCCTGAATCAGGGGTTGCTACGTGA